A part of Ignavibacteriales bacterium genomic DNA contains:
- a CDS encoding amino acid permease: MSVILSTTLHFMPFVGNIFPFNDIGPKFVAILSIIFLTIVNYIGVMFGGVVQTVVTYIKIISIVALALLLLIFGSGNLANLVTDSQLSNNGQNIFIMIGLALSGAFWAYDGWNNVTFISGEIKNPQINVPKALLTGTLIVMFTYVLINAAYLYILPIDEMSNSPLVAASAIEKLFGSAGGAIISIAVIISTFGALNGSLLASARVPFAMAREKLFFKRLGDIHPKYATPTFHLSCRNLVGCVSALRFIRYYF; encoded by the coding sequence ATGTCGGTTATTTTATCCACTACCCTTCACTTTATGCCTTTTGTCGGAAATATTTTTCCCTTCAATGATATAGGACCAAAGTTCGTTGCAATACTAAGTATAATATTTTTAACAATTGTAAATTACATCGGAGTGATGTTCGGCGGAGTGGTTCAAACCGTAGTCACTTATATTAAAATCATTTCTATCGTTGCACTTGCATTACTGCTCCTCATATTTGGCTCGGGCAATCTTGCAAATCTTGTTACTGATTCTCAACTCTCGAACAACGGGCAAAACATTTTCATCATGATCGGACTCGCACTCTCTGGCGCGTTCTGGGCTTACGACGGCTGGAATAATGTTACATTCATTTCAGGTGAAATAAAAAATCCGCAAATAAACGTACCCAAAGCATTACTGACCGGAACTTTGATTGTAATGTTCACTTACGTTCTGATCAATGCAGCCTATCTGTACATTCTTCCGATAGATGAAATGAGTAATTCCCCCCTCGTTGCAGCAAGTGCTATAGAAAAACTTTTTGGTTCAGCCGGAGGTGCGATAATTTCAATTGCGGTTATCATATCAACGTTCGGCGCACTGAATGGAAGCTTACTTGCTTCAGCGCGTGTACCTTTTGCTATGGCGAGAGAAAAATTATTTTTCAAAAGACTCGGCGACATTCATCCTAAATATGCTACCCCCACGTTTCACTTGTCGTGCAGGAATCTGGTCGGCTGTGTTAGTGCTCTCCGGTTCATTCGATACTATTTCTGA
- a CDS encoding amino acid permease, with product MPNTNLKRTLSLTAAIMVVAGSMIGSGIFRKPATMAGQLLSPELLLLVWVAAGLITFMGALSNAEVAGMIDATGGQYVYFQKMYGKFFSFLYGWSVIAVIQSGSQAAIAYVFGEYVGYFIHYPSLYAFCRKYFSLQ from the coding sequence ATGCCAAATACAAATTTGAAGCGAACACTATCACTCACTGCCGCAATTATGGTTGTTGCCGGTTCAATGATTGGTTCGGGAATTTTCCGCAAGCCGGCAACTATGGCTGGTCAACTTCTTTCGCCGGAACTGCTGCTTCTCGTTTGGGTCGCCGCAGGGTTAATAACTTTTATGGGCGCACTCTCAAACGCCGAAGTCGCAGGGATGATAGATGCTACAGGCGGGCAGTATGTTTACTTCCAAAAAATGTACGGAAAGTTTTTTTCTTTTCTTTACGGCTGGTCTGTCATTGCCGTCATCCAATCCGGCAGTCAGGCAGCTATCGCTTATGTGTTTGGCGAGTATGTCGGTTATTTTATCCACTACCCTTCACTTTATGCCTTTTGTCGGAAATATTTTTCCCTTCAATGA